The following proteins come from a genomic window of Brassica oleracea var. oleracea cultivar TO1000 unplaced genomic scaffold, BOL UnpScaffold15776, whole genome shotgun sequence:
- the LOC106322332 gene encoding ABC transporter C family member 3-like — protein MKVAVCGTVGSGKSSLLSSILGEVPKVSGSLKVCGTKAYVVQSPWIQSGKIEDNILFGKPMERERYEKVLEACSLSKDLEILSFGDQTVIGERGINLSGGQKQRIQIARALYQDADIYLFDDPFSAVDAHTGSHLFK, from the coding sequence ATGAAGGTTGCAGTTTGTGGTACTGTTGGCTCTGGGAAGTCAAGCTTGCTTTCATCTATACTTGGAGAAGTACCAAAAGTATCTGGAAGTCTTAAGGTTTGTGGGACAAAGGCCTACGTGGTTCAATCTCCTTGGATTCAGAGTGGTAAAATTGAGGACAACATCTTGTTTGGTAAGCCAATGgaaagagagagatatgagAAGGTGCTTGAAGCATGTTCTTTGAGTAAGGATCTGGAGATACTCTCATTTGGTGATCAGACTGTTATAGGAGAACGTGGCATTAATCTGAGTGGTGGACAGAAGCAAAGGATACAGATTGCACGTGCTCTATACCAAGATGCAGATATCTACTTGTTTGATGATCCTTTTAGTGCCGTGGATGCTCACACAGGGTCACATCTCTTTAAG